One segment of Novipirellula artificiosorum DNA contains the following:
- a CDS encoding outer membrane protein assembly factor BamB family protein: MNTNAYRLFVACLLGCLTTDLGRCQADWECFLNGGRPITDAGEVPMEWSTTQNIAWKTPIPGYGQSSPVLWQDRVYVTSVEGENKEQFHLTAIRITDGNTLWTKSFAASTQVKNSYYTSRAAPTPAVDSNGVYVFFESGDCVSIDHSGQTRWQRSLTKDYGDIEAKFGLGASPGRQGSDEAAARESNLAIRVNHMEGQWEMEVDWRVRGPMAEEATEERRAAAASFAGPIQYAAIATKGSILVRTGPTLYCIRETKP; the protein is encoded by the coding sequence ATGAATACGAACGCCTACCGACTTTTCGTTGCATGTCTGCTTGGCTGCTTGACGACGGACCTCGGCAGATGCCAAGCGGATTGGGAGTGTTTCCTAAATGGTGGACGCCCCATTACCGATGCCGGCGAGGTGCCAATGGAATGGTCAACGACACAGAACATCGCTTGGAAAACGCCGATTCCGGGTTACGGGCAATCGAGCCCCGTGCTTTGGCAAGATCGCGTCTACGTCACCAGCGTGGAAGGTGAAAACAAAGAACAGTTTCACCTCACTGCCATTCGTATCACGGATGGCAACACGCTCTGGACCAAATCGTTTGCCGCGTCGACTCAAGTCAAGAACAGCTACTACACCAGTCGTGCGGCTCCGACGCCAGCTGTGGATTCGAATGGAGTTTACGTATTTTTTGAGAGTGGTGATTGCGTCTCGATCGATCATTCCGGACAAACCCGGTGGCAACGATCCTTGACGAAAGACTATGGCGACATCGAAGCGAAGTTTGGTTTGGGGGCATCACCCGGACGACAAGGTAGTGATGAAGCGGCTGCGCGTGAATCGAACTTGGCTATCAGGGTAAATCACATGGAGGGTCAGTGGGAAATGGAAGTCGATTGGCGAGTCCGCGGGCCGATGGCAGAGGAGGCAACCGAGGAGCGGCGAGCAGCCGCAGCGAGTTTTGCTGGCCCCATCCAATATGCTGCCATTGCAACGAAGGGAAGCATTTTAGTACGCACCGGACCGACGCTTTACTGTATCCGCGAAACGAAGCCCTAA
- a CDS encoding DUF4198 domain-containing protein yields MRHFFKAIPNVAALLLLTTQASAHDTWVNTNTAVVRTGDVIHADLRLGNLGNNHRDFKLSGIVDPAWVTFDVVGPDGTVTSLKDRMSSTARDEKQGYWTTTFVPKSPGVYCVSHEIDRVMQHTRAVHAIRTAKAVFTAADSLDKPVCGMNASKPIGLPIELVVKSCILNSTVAGQTVKVQLLLHGHPLSNTVVSFIPQGTELAEGFDPLHERKTDENGFATFTPAQGNLYLVVAHHDAEDEKSNEYDYTSYATTLTLHMAQIPR; encoded by the coding sequence GTGAGACATTTTTTCAAAGCGATACCGAACGTTGCCGCCCTTTTGTTGTTGACAACGCAAGCCTCGGCTCACGACACGTGGGTCAACACCAACACAGCCGTTGTTCGCACCGGCGATGTGATTCATGCGGATCTACGACTTGGAAACCTTGGCAACAATCACCGCGATTTCAAGCTATCCGGAATCGTTGACCCTGCTTGGGTCACGTTTGATGTCGTCGGTCCCGATGGCACCGTGACCTCGTTGAAGGACCGCATGTCGAGCACCGCTCGTGATGAAAAACAAGGCTACTGGACCACGACCTTTGTCCCCAAGTCACCCGGCGTTTACTGTGTTTCACATGAGATCGACCGAGTCATGCAGCACACCCGTGCGGTGCATGCGATTAGGACCGCAAAGGCAGTGTTTACCGCAGCCGATTCGCTTGACAAACCGGTTTGTGGGATGAACGCATCAAAGCCAATCGGATTACCGATCGAGTTGGTCGTGAAGTCCTGCATTCTCAACAGCACCGTGGCTGGGCAGACGGTGAAGGTGCAATTGCTGCTGCACGGCCATCCGCTTAGCAATACGGTTGTCAGTTTTATCCCGCAAGGAACCGAATTGGCCGAGGGCTTTGACCCCCTTCATGAACGCAAGACGGATGAAAACGGGTTTGCAACGTTCACACCTGCCCAAGGCAACCTCTACTTGGTCGTCGCTCATCACGATGCGGAAGACGAAAAATCGAACGAATACGACTACACCAGCTATGCGACCACGCTGACGCTGCACATGGCTCAGATTCCTCGCTAA
- a CDS encoding DUF1559 domain-containing protein, producing MLIQCAGQSASWGGLPWCIVIIGALVGLLLPAVQSAREAARRMSCSNRMKQLGLALHMHHDTQNHFPSQRDNAKAPVPANQQSFYRWSTFALLTPYLEQSSIYNAIDLKKPLYLFTMGPPPGVITHPDLANEVSASVATFLCPSDVHVRIDEDWGATNYVANNGTGNNGGGYEDGDGLFFTDSRKKFRDVLDGTSNTAAFAETLIGSGLPGTTRGEANFGSEGVLASVWNAAAQSIDDSWCLNDASPVVFDRGKRWADGAVIDTGYHHYREPNARENDCYSRYAAQKSARSRHVGGATVLMVDGSVHFITESIDHELWQNLGAINDGNVVGDFE from the coding sequence ATGCTGATTCAGTGTGCGGGGCAATCGGCATCGTGGGGCGGATTACCTTGGTGCATCGTCATCATTGGCGCACTGGTCGGCTTGTTGCTGCCGGCCGTTCAATCGGCTCGCGAAGCAGCGCGCCGGATGAGCTGCAGCAATCGCATGAAGCAGCTTGGTTTGGCGCTTCACATGCACCACGACACTCAGAACCATTTCCCCTCGCAACGTGATAACGCCAAAGCGCCCGTCCCGGCGAACCAGCAATCGTTCTATCGCTGGTCCACATTCGCCTTGCTCACGCCCTATTTGGAACAATCGAGTATCTACAATGCGATTGATCTAAAGAAACCGCTCTACCTCTTTACGATGGGACCACCGCCAGGTGTGATCACGCATCCAGACCTCGCCAACGAAGTTTCGGCCTCCGTCGCAACGTTCCTTTGCCCCAGCGACGTTCATGTTCGAATCGATGAAGATTGGGGAGCGACCAACTATGTGGCCAATAACGGAACCGGTAACAACGGGGGTGGTTATGAAGATGGCGATGGGCTCTTCTTCACCGACTCGCGTAAAAAGTTTCGCGATGTTCTCGATGGCACATCAAATACAGCTGCCTTCGCGGAAACGCTGATTGGATCCGGGTTGCCCGGCACCACTCGCGGCGAAGCGAACTTTGGATCCGAGGGTGTCTTGGCATCCGTCTGGAATGCGGCAGCACAATCCATCGACGACAGCTGGTGTTTGAATGATGCCTCGCCCGTCGTTTTCGATCGCGGTAAACGGTGGGCCGATGGAGCCGTAATCGATACCGGCTATCACCACTACCGTGAACCGAACGCACGTGAAAATGACTGCTACTCGCGCTACGCCGCACAGAAGAGCGCCCGCAGTCGACATGTCGGTGGCGCGACGGTGTTGATGGTGGATGGATCGGTCCACTTCATCACCGAATCGATTGACCACGAACTCTGGCAGAACCTTGGCGCTATCAACGACGGGAACGTCGTGGGTGACTTCGAGTGA
- a CDS encoding DUF58 domain-containing protein: protein MTATDSGRPSFAVLAGVCALLLAGMLFGASLWVLAAIAAAILLVANAYLAKTWSTSVVAVRSSGDVELKIGSRVDVQINLTNHSRLPVLWVLVEDLLPHRATMFTPPALAVDGDRIQVIMLWAGQTKALSYQMTCNRRGYFQIGPTVLETGDLMGLYRRYRVGTQPQYITVLPKIVALSTYEVGSRRPIGEIRMRENVMDDPTRLRGIRRYQPGDPMRSVHWAATARTGVLHSKIYEPSSIAGATLLLDLHIDTNPRIQEPVRSDLAITAAASIAYALHDAGEPFGLATNGRDAADRIRTEGWVGDYRVRDEVTSAASMQSESDRLRPILQPASRGPVALREMVGTLARLERTDGLTLPELLTESESKISSETTVLIILQQCPEASLASILGLAKRGWAVAVIINTHDINDYSAMAGPMIAGRIPTFHLASEEAIMDVCRQTLTR from the coding sequence ATGACAGCGACCGATTCTGGCAGGCCGAGCTTTGCCGTATTGGCGGGCGTTTGTGCGCTATTGCTGGCGGGGATGTTGTTTGGTGCTTCGTTGTGGGTCTTGGCCGCGATCGCCGCGGCCATCTTGCTGGTGGCTAACGCTTATCTCGCCAAGACATGGTCGACGTCGGTGGTCGCGGTACGCAGTAGTGGTGACGTCGAGCTTAAGATCGGCTCACGCGTGGACGTGCAGATCAACTTGACCAATCACAGCCGATTGCCTGTGTTGTGGGTCCTGGTCGAGGACCTGCTGCCTCACCGTGCGACGATGTTCACACCGCCGGCGCTTGCCGTTGACGGAGACCGTATCCAAGTGATCATGCTTTGGGCTGGGCAGACGAAGGCGCTTTCGTATCAGATGACCTGCAATCGTCGTGGCTACTTTCAAATCGGCCCGACTGTGTTGGAAACGGGGGACTTGATGGGATTGTATCGTCGCTATCGAGTGGGAACGCAGCCCCAATACATCACTGTGTTACCCAAAATCGTTGCCCTGTCGACTTATGAAGTGGGCTCGCGGCGACCGATTGGTGAGATCCGGATGCGAGAAAACGTGATGGACGACCCAACGCGGCTTCGCGGGATCCGACGCTATCAACCCGGTGATCCCATGCGCAGCGTGCATTGGGCGGCAACGGCTCGGACGGGAGTGCTTCACAGCAAGATTTACGAACCTTCGTCGATTGCGGGAGCCACCTTGCTGCTCGATTTACACATCGACACCAATCCAAGAATTCAAGAACCGGTGCGAAGTGATTTGGCGATCACGGCCGCAGCGTCGATTGCCTATGCATTGCACGACGCTGGAGAGCCATTCGGGTTGGCAACCAATGGCCGCGACGCCGCCGACCGGATTCGCACCGAAGGTTGGGTGGGAGACTATCGGGTGCGTGACGAAGTCACGTCGGCAGCATCGATGCAAAGCGAGAGCGACCGGTTGCGACCGATTTTGCAACCCGCCTCACGCGGCCCCGTTGCGCTCCGTGAAATGGTCGGCACGCTGGCTCGATTGGAGCGGACCGATGGATTAACGTTGCCTGAACTGCTCACCGAAAGCGAATCCAAAATATCCAGCGAAACCACCGTGCTGATCATCCTTCAGCAGTGTCCGGAAGCATCGCTGGCATCCATTTTGGGGCTGGCCAAGCGAGGGTGGGCCGTGGCGGTGATTATCAATACGCATGATATCAATGACTATTCGGCCATGGCAGGGCCGATGATCGCTGGTCGCATCCCCACGTTTCACCTTGCATCCGAAGAGGCAATTATGGATGTCTGCCGACAAACACTCACTCGCTAG
- a CDS encoding transglutaminase-like domain-containing protein, producing MLPLNQWIIVSMILALTMFVGRAFDSWPTVFVLFVLAMLGLRVAHGRERRTLGLRQRIEGPPRPAGGSWRRSFVLVVLFGLVLVVVVSATRWVPYLTRASFNPLDLGADVLAHAALTTILILWVIGGAQGHPVMLGLGMSIVLLTVAVGGASQSITGQTTVAFCVCTGFLFSSQAILGSGKLSDPNRSVAFTEQLTLLRNSRWRRVSLLFSALTLSSILITTGMVARATNDSLPDVQRLLQSSLKDSLDHAVDQLTFSGTRYVRGATLGAVRRDMMSNPEEIALRVFADQSPGYLRGTAFDFYSRRNWYPASRHTLDAEYFSPDMDDTAVEARGRATTELRSGSRSELRRFQIEGAPNDVIGTIEVRNIPMKGNTVFMPLASNWIEARSGRVTLSRNRTVRHGVNVLSPYVLGVARTSETDAMSETRRRTLLSIPENLRAVVEPLAQRLCEGVSEPRDKAKRVAAFFQSTFSYSLDLPQLSQSQDPIRYFLENEHPAHCELFASATAMLLRAEEVPTRYVTGYVVSELHEDQVYWVARNRDAHAWVEAYDERSQVWFPVEATPGRQYRTVTVDESQLSDTYASGQDGDDEADFAQSWLSSTWAFLATLRASNPLLKVFQFAQGPLFLLVSVLLWKRYQIANASSANPVDILSRKMLRQVDRRMKRASLVRQGNETMHQFAARIENTFPPSKTPVQPCVDEVADWYRRFAEARYRGETPEPFTGAPPKFRK from the coding sequence ATGTTACCACTGAATCAGTGGATTATCGTCTCCATGATACTTGCGTTGACGATGTTCGTTGGCCGAGCCTTTGATTCGTGGCCGACCGTCTTCGTGCTATTCGTCCTCGCCATGCTGGGGCTGAGGGTTGCCCATGGGCGTGAGCGACGGACGTTGGGCCTACGACAACGCATTGAGGGTCCGCCACGCCCTGCTGGGGGCTCGTGGCGCCGTTCGTTCGTTTTGGTCGTCTTGTTCGGATTGGTGTTGGTCGTTGTGGTCTCGGCGACTCGATGGGTTCCCTACCTAACCAGAGCGTCGTTCAATCCGTTGGACTTGGGGGCGGATGTTCTCGCCCATGCTGCGCTGACCACGATTTTGATCCTGTGGGTCATTGGCGGCGCTCAAGGACATCCGGTGATGTTGGGGCTGGGGATGTCGATCGTGTTACTGACGGTTGCGGTCGGTGGGGCCAGTCAATCGATCACCGGGCAAACCACCGTTGCATTCTGTGTCTGTACCGGCTTTCTGTTTTCCTCTCAAGCGATCCTTGGCAGCGGGAAGCTGTCGGATCCCAACCGGTCAGTGGCGTTTACAGAGCAGTTGACTTTGCTACGGAACTCACGTTGGCGTCGAGTTTCACTTTTGTTCTCCGCTTTGACGCTCTCGTCGATCTTGATCACGACCGGAATGGTCGCCCGAGCGACAAACGATTCCTTGCCGGATGTGCAGCGTTTGCTTCAATCGTCGCTGAAGGATTCACTTGATCACGCGGTCGATCAGTTGACGTTTTCAGGAACGCGCTACGTTCGTGGCGCAACGCTCGGGGCGGTCCGTCGAGATATGATGAGCAACCCCGAAGAGATTGCGTTGCGAGTGTTCGCGGATCAATCGCCTGGCTATTTGCGGGGCACCGCATTCGATTTCTATTCGCGACGTAACTGGTATCCCGCATCGCGTCATACACTCGATGCAGAATACTTTTCGCCCGACATGGACGATACCGCAGTCGAAGCGAGGGGAAGGGCGACCACGGAGTTACGAAGCGGATCCCGTTCGGAATTGCGGCGATTCCAGATTGAGGGTGCACCCAACGATGTGATCGGTACGATTGAAGTACGCAACATCCCGATGAAGGGAAATACGGTTTTCATGCCGTTGGCATCCAATTGGATCGAAGCCCGAAGCGGCCGCGTGACCCTCAGCCGAAATCGGACCGTGCGTCATGGCGTCAACGTTTTGAGCCCCTACGTGCTCGGCGTTGCGCGCACGTCGGAAACGGATGCAATGAGTGAGACGCGGCGGCGAACGCTATTGTCGATACCCGAAAACCTACGAGCGGTCGTTGAGCCATTGGCACAGCGTCTTTGCGAGGGTGTCTCGGAACCCCGCGACAAGGCGAAACGCGTGGCCGCTTTTTTTCAGTCAACCTTCTCGTATTCCCTCGATCTGCCCCAGTTGTCGCAGTCTCAAGATCCGATCCGCTACTTCCTTGAAAACGAGCACCCCGCGCATTGCGAACTTTTTGCATCCGCCACGGCAATGTTGCTTCGCGCCGAAGAGGTTCCGACTCGTTACGTGACGGGCTATGTCGTGAGTGAACTTCACGAGGACCAAGTGTATTGGGTCGCTCGTAATCGTGACGCTCACGCTTGGGTGGAAGCGTACGACGAAAGATCGCAAGTTTGGTTCCCTGTCGAAGCGACCCCCGGGCGCCAATACCGGACCGTTACGGTCGACGAGAGCCAATTGAGTGATACCTACGCGAGCGGTCAGGATGGCGACGACGAAGCGGACTTCGCCCAGTCATGGCTCTCGTCGACTTGGGCATTCCTGGCTACGCTTCGAGCCAGCAACCCGTTGTTGAAGGTTTTTCAATTTGCCCAGGGGCCGTTGTTCTTGCTCGTTTCGGTTTTATTGTGGAAACGATATCAGATCGCCAATGCTTCGTCGGCAAATCCCGTCGACATCCTCAGTCGTAAGATGTTGCGACAAGTCGATCGCCGAATGAAAAGGGCTTCACTGGTTCGGCAAGGGAATGAAACGATGCATCAGTTTGCGGCTCGCATCGAAAACACTTTCCCACCGTCGAAGACTCCGGTGCAACCGTGTGTTGACGAGGTTGCGGATTGGTACCGACGATTTGCGGAGGCTCGTTATCGAGGCGAAACTCCAGAGCCCTTCACAGGGGCACCCCCGAAGTTTCGAAAGTAA
- a CDS encoding YhdH/YhfP family quinone oxidoreductase — MSSTMRCFWVEKSESGEIRAEVTEKPCSVLDQAKSDAPRVRIRVNLSSLNYKDALAATGHPGIVRHFPHIPGIDAVGAVVHSDSSDFSVGEEVLVTGNDLGVGHFGAWAEMIDVPAEWVLPLPKTLSPLEAMTLGTAGFTAAQCVQALIAHEITPDRGSIVVTGATGGVASVSIEILRKLGYSITAVTGKQEHHQALLDRGVDQVVTRSDFIDQTKRPLLGGKYAGGVDTVGGSMLETVLRSTAYRGCVTACGLTGGADLNITVHPFILRGITLCGIDSAMCPLPKRKVIWEKLAGEWKLAGLESLATQVPLEQTPAWVQRILAGGVSGRVVVGL, encoded by the coding sequence ATGAGTTCAACCATGCGATGTTTTTGGGTCGAAAAGAGCGAATCGGGCGAGATTCGTGCTGAGGTGACCGAGAAACCCTGTTCGGTGCTCGACCAGGCGAAAAGTGATGCACCGCGAGTCCGGATCCGCGTCAATCTGTCCTCACTCAATTACAAGGACGCGCTGGCAGCTACGGGACATCCAGGGATTGTGCGGCATTTTCCCCATATTCCGGGCATCGATGCGGTTGGGGCCGTCGTCCACAGTGATTCCAGCGACTTCTCCGTGGGGGAGGAAGTCCTTGTCACCGGCAACGATCTAGGCGTGGGGCACTTTGGGGCTTGGGCGGAAATGATTGATGTTCCGGCTGAGTGGGTGTTACCCTTGCCCAAAACCCTGTCGCCGCTCGAAGCCATGACGCTTGGGACCGCTGGATTCACTGCGGCACAGTGCGTTCAAGCGTTGATCGCCCATGAAATCACACCCGACCGTGGCAGCATTGTTGTGACGGGTGCGACCGGCGGAGTGGCGAGTGTGTCGATTGAGATTTTGCGTAAACTCGGCTACTCAATCACCGCCGTCACGGGCAAGCAGGAGCATCACCAGGCTCTGCTCGATCGTGGCGTCGACCAGGTGGTGACTCGCAGCGACTTTATCGATCAAACCAAGCGACCTTTGCTCGGTGGGAAATACGCGGGCGGCGTCGACACGGTGGGTGGGTCGATGCTTGAAACCGTCTTGCGATCGACCGCGTACCGTGGATGTGTGACGGCATGTGGGCTTACCGGTGGCGCCGACCTAAATATAACCGTCCATCCCTTCATCCTTCGTGGGATCACGCTCTGTGGCATCGATTCGGCAATGTGCCCGCTGCCCAAACGCAAAGTCATTTGGGAGAAGCTCGCCGGTGAGTGGAAGCTTGCGGGGCTCGAATCCTTGGCGACCCAAGTTCCGCTCGAGCAGACCCCGGCATGGGTACAGCGGATCTTGGCCGGGGGCGTATCCGGACGCGTGGTCGTCGGGCTTTAA
- a CDS encoding type IV pilus twitching motility protein PilT, with protein sequence MNAQRPPTPLRPPREEIRVLLAFVTKSDASDLHLKVGLPPFIRIGGHLRQLDTPPLPSSEYIAEMMAELMPKSRLEEYKELGSADFAVLAESGDRFRVNAFRSDSQMHAALRRVQCKIPDFEKLRLPPIYERTIALTHDGLVLVSGVTGSGKSSTLAAMLDHINSHRSMHVITIEDPIEFRFVSRKSIISQREIGIDVPTYAHALRYVVRQDPDCILIGELRDKDTILAALQAAETGHLVLASMHCSDAEQSFSRILEFFPQAEHAFIRSSLANSLRAIMVQRLVPGAVEGERFPATEVLLNNSLVREKILHCKDDDIPAILNVCKDEGMRDFTLSLCELVNAGSISKEVAMEYAPHRESLLSLLKGIDTAGAGLVSRV encoded by the coding sequence ATGAACGCGCAACGTCCCCCCACCCCGCTGCGACCACCGCGAGAAGAGATTCGCGTGTTGTTGGCGTTTGTCACCAAAAGCGACGCGTCCGATCTTCACCTCAAAGTCGGCTTGCCGCCTTTCATTCGTATCGGCGGGCACCTTCGTCAACTCGACACACCGCCACTGCCATCCTCGGAGTACATTGCCGAGATGATGGCGGAGTTGATGCCCAAGTCACGCTTGGAAGAATACAAGGAACTCGGCAGTGCCGACTTTGCGGTGTTAGCGGAAAGCGGTGATCGATTTCGCGTGAACGCGTTCCGATCGGACAGCCAGATGCATGCTGCACTGCGTCGGGTGCAGTGCAAGATTCCTGACTTTGAAAAACTTCGACTTCCGCCGATCTATGAGCGGACCATCGCGCTGACCCATGACGGATTGGTCTTGGTCAGCGGCGTGACGGGCAGTGGAAAGAGCAGCACGTTGGCCGCGATGCTTGATCACATCAATTCGCATCGGAGCATGCATGTGATCACGATTGAAGACCCGATCGAGTTCCGCTTCGTTTCACGGAAATCGATCATTTCCCAAAGAGAGATTGGCATCGATGTTCCGACCTATGCTCATGCGCTTCGCTATGTGGTGCGTCAAGATCCCGATTGCATTCTGATCGGTGAACTCCGCGACAAAGACACGATCCTTGCCGCCTTGCAAGCTGCCGAAACCGGTCACTTGGTTCTCGCATCCATGCACTGCAGCGACGCAGAACAATCGTTTAGCCGCATCTTGGAGTTTTTTCCGCAAGCGGAGCATGCGTTTATCCGATCGTCCCTCGCGAATAGTTTGCGGGCGATCATGGTCCAACGGCTTGTTCCCGGCGCTGTCGAGGGTGAGCGTTTCCCCGCGACCGAAGTTTTGCTGAACAATTCGCTGGTCCGAGAAAAAATCCTGCATTGCAAAGATGACGACATCCCTGCGATTTTGAACGTTTGCAAGGACGAAGGGATGCGAGATTTTACCCTCTCCCTTTGCGAGTTGGTCAACGCGGGATCGATTTCGAAAGAAGTTGCAATGGAGTACGCGCCGCATCGCGAATCGTTACTCTCGTTGCTGAAGGGGATCGATACCGCCGGAGCCGGATTGGTTTCTCGCGTCTAG
- a CDS encoding sulfatase produces the protein MPRCVMFCLSLLLCNVSAVAAESERPNVLFILVDDLGLHDLSGEGSRFYHTPRIDQLARDGMRFTQGYATCRVCSPSRASIQTGKFTARHGITQWIGAASGLKWKREDRLLPAEYLHALPHEDVTIAEAMQEAGYRTFFAGKWHLGGQGSWPTDHGYDINVGGHDRGSPPGGYFSPYKNPLMTDGPDGESLPLRLADETAKFIKTHREQPFFAMLSFYSVHGPVQTTQALWQKYRKAAPKLPAGQSRFKVDRTLPVRQVQDHPIYAGMMETLDQSVGHVLDALDTAGLSESTIVIFTSDNGGVSSGDAYATSNLPLRGGKGRQWEGGIREPFYIKYPKRISKASSCDTPVTGADFYPTLLDLCGVPSKPEQHVDGVSLVPLLENGSIQPRPLYWHYPHYDNQGGEPSSLFRDGQWKLIHYYEDGRNELYNLEQDPYETSDLSLAMPVRTASMAKQLDEWLQAVKAKLPEPDPRYDPEKTEAKFHRIQTANKANLERSHAAMLAPDWQPDPSWWGSMVSED, from the coding sequence ATGCCACGCTGTGTTATGTTTTGCCTCAGTCTTTTGTTATGCAACGTGAGTGCCGTTGCCGCCGAAAGCGAGCGTCCCAACGTACTGTTCATCTTGGTTGACGACTTAGGGCTTCATGACCTTTCGGGTGAAGGCAGCCGTTTTTATCACACCCCGCGGATCGACCAATTGGCACGCGATGGAATGCGGTTCACTCAAGGTTACGCAACGTGCCGTGTTTGCAGCCCCTCGCGTGCGAGTATCCAGACAGGCAAATTCACTGCTCGGCATGGGATCACCCAGTGGATTGGGGCGGCCTCGGGGCTGAAATGGAAACGCGAAGACCGGTTGTTGCCAGCCGAGTACTTGCACGCTTTACCGCACGAGGATGTGACGATTGCCGAAGCGATGCAGGAAGCCGGTTATCGGACTTTCTTTGCCGGCAAGTGGCATCTGGGCGGGCAGGGCTCCTGGCCGACCGACCACGGCTACGACATCAACGTGGGTGGTCATGATCGCGGCAGCCCTCCGGGAGGATATTTCTCACCCTATAAAAATCCGCTCATGACCGATGGTCCCGACGGTGAATCGCTGCCGCTTCGGTTAGCGGACGAAACCGCAAAGTTCATCAAGACCCATCGAGAACAGCCCTTTTTCGCGATGCTGTCGTTCTACAGCGTTCATGGACCGGTTCAAACCACCCAAGCACTTTGGCAAAAGTATCGCAAGGCCGCTCCGAAGTTGCCCGCTGGCCAATCGCGATTCAAAGTCGACCGCACCTTGCCTGTCCGCCAAGTCCAAGACCATCCGATCTATGCCGGCATGATGGAAACGCTGGATCAATCCGTGGGCCACGTCCTTGACGCTCTCGACACCGCGGGGCTCAGCGAATCGACGATTGTCATTTTCACCAGTGACAACGGTGGGGTATCGTCCGGCGACGCTTACGCCACGAGCAACTTGCCACTGCGAGGTGGCAAGGGGCGGCAATGGGAAGGCGGGATTCGCGAACCGTTCTACATCAAGTACCCCAAACGTATTTCGAAAGCATCCAGCTGTGATACCCCCGTAACGGGCGCGGACTTTTACCCGACCTTGCTCGACCTTTGTGGTGTTCCTTCGAAACCTGAACAGCATGTCGATGGAGTCAGTTTGGTCCCATTGCTCGAAAACGGTTCGATCCAACCTCGTCCGCTGTATTGGCACTACCCGCACTATGACAATCAAGGGGGCGAGCCGAGTTCGCTTTTCCGTGATGGGCAATGGAAGTTGATCCACTATTACGAGGATGGTCGTAACGAACTCTACAACTTAGAGCAGGATCCCTATGAAACCAGTGATTTGTCGCTCGCGATGCCCGTTCGGACCGCGTCGATGGCCAAGCAGTTGGATGAATGGCTTCAGGCGGTGAAGGCGAAGCTTCCCGAACCCGATCCACGCTACGATCCCGAGAAGACCGAAGCGAAATTCCATCGTATTCAAACCGCCAACAAGGCGAATCTCGAGCGAAGTCACGCAGCCATGCTTGCACCCGATTGGCAACCCGATCCGTCATGGTGGGGCAGCATGGTGAGCGAAGACTAG